gacgtctcaacttcataatggtgttataatacgatgaaagaaataggaatacacatgttttgtatgaaacaactttgacaagtttttattcatgaactttaacaagtttttttgactattacatgtattaaaatacatctataactttcttgtaactgtttttcttgcaacatatttttacataatataaaataaacaaggtttttcttcataacctgtttcagtacatagtcatgaccctatctttatatattaggaagggtttgagaggtgacttcgtttatgagtttgagagatgactctgttattCTCATGGGAAAAACACTATGATGAATGTCTTGTGTTTGTTGAACACGatgatgaatgctgaagactttgtaactttttctcaatactcgtctctttgtggccgacttttgttcgatattcatatctgtttttctacacatatctgtgtataatatgtagtcccccaagtgttggAGCGGTGAAGTAtaaagcctcgagcacttgtttatttctttcaatttggtccttttcctgaaacagaaaaatatacgggactcgaaggtgcgattatagatgaagactgcctaacttgtgtgtatttccatcagattaattgtaaccctgggctaggaattttaGAATaatccattttgccttgcaggtcgtgactcatcatttggtacgagttagggttttttcctagcatctaaaatcgttagtaaaacgttaataattcaaaagaaaaattttaacatggcgatacctgaccgtgggtactttctcagaagtaatatctctttaaatggacggcattccaatgtgagggtaaaactttgtcgtccattgtctccaactcgtatgctcctctTTCTGCAATGTCACGAACTTTGTATGAtccttcccacgttggacttagctttcctaaATTAGCAgtctttgcagattggaacacctttttaagcacgaagtccccaattttgaaaaatctaagGCGttctttcctattgtaatatcgttcaattacttgcttttgtgctgtcattcttattaatgcagcttctcttcttccttcaagaaAATCAAGGTTGACacgcatctcttcattattagattcctccgttgcctgaacgtaccgtgtgcttggttcacctatttcaactggaattaaggcttccgcaccataaaccattgaaaatggtgtttctccaatGCTTGTTTTTGTCATTGTACGAtgagcccataatactccaggtaatatctcaggccaattaccttttgaatcctgtaacctcttcttcaagttgttgataatgactttgttagtggattccgcttgtccattacccactggatggtatggcgtagatgttatccttttaatctgccaactttgaagaaattctgtgatttgagctcctatgaattgtggtccattgtcacacacgatctcctttggtgctccaaagcggcatattacatttcgccatatgaagtcgttaacttccttctctcgtacctgtttaaatgctcctgattctacccatttagtgaaataatctgtgagtacaagtagaaactttacctgaccttttgcttgtggtagtggacctacgatatccattccccatttcataaagggccacgagGCTATAATagggtgtagtaactcagctggtctgtgcatattattgccgtatctttgacatttatcacatttggacacgaaactgtttgcctcttcttccaccttaggccaataat
This genomic stretch from Nicotiana sylvestris chromosome 9, ASM39365v2, whole genome shotgun sequence harbors:
- the LOC138878097 gene encoding uncharacterized protein → MTKTSIGETPFSMVYGAEALIPVEIGEPSTRYVQATEESNNEEMRVNLDFLEGRREAALIRMTAQKQVIERYYNRKERLRFFKIGDFVLKKVFQSAKTANLGKLSPTWEGSYKVRDIAERGAYELETMDDKMLGKNPNSYQMMSHDLQGKMDYSKIPSPGLQLI